In one Synergistaceae bacterium genomic region, the following are encoded:
- a CDS encoding Gfo/Idh/MocA family oxidoreductase, translating into MDIGIKRVGVVGVGHLGQHHARVYTELLDARLVGVVDVDENRAHFISENLGIPFYTEMEELLERQSPDALSIVVPTSLHYAIAKQALERGVHVLIEKPVTTRPSEAEELLNIAARKNLVLQVGHIERFNGAIRHISQTVHDPLFLESKRLGPFSPRINDVGVVLDLMIHDIDIILSLVPSEISRIAATGRRVLTEHEDLASAQITFKNGTMSHILVSRVAERRIRQLDIMERERHITVNYETQDVQIHRCVRDSKGVTEILERPVFPKSEPLKLELAHFIGCVREKRQPLVGIRDGKRALEVAIEVLRQIHEDVCAERICCA; encoded by the coding sequence ATGGATATAGGAATCAAGCGAGTGGGGGTCGTGGGAGTAGGGCATTTAGGGCAGCATCACGCGCGCGTCTACACGGAGCTTCTGGACGCTCGCTTGGTGGGTGTGGTGGACGTGGATGAAAACCGAGCTCACTTCATCAGCGAGAACCTGGGAATTCCGTTTTATACGGAAATGGAAGAGCTGCTCGAACGGCAGAGCCCGGACGCTCTATCTATCGTGGTACCCACAAGCCTGCATTACGCCATCGCCAAGCAGGCTTTGGAACGCGGAGTCCACGTGCTGATCGAGAAGCCCGTTACGACCCGCCCCAGTGAGGCCGAAGAATTATTGAACATCGCCGCGCGGAAAAATTTGGTTTTGCAGGTGGGGCACATCGAGCGCTTTAATGGCGCGATCCGCCACATCTCTCAGACCGTTCACGATCCTCTTTTTCTGGAGTCCAAGCGCCTAGGGCCTTTTTCTCCGCGTATCAACGACGTTGGCGTGGTCCTCGACCTGATGATCCACGATATCGACATCATCCTTTCGCTGGTTCCATCGGAAATCTCGCGGATCGCCGCCACAGGGCGCCGCGTTTTGACGGAGCACGAAGATTTGGCCAGCGCCCAGATCACCTTCAAAAACGGAACAATGTCTCATATTTTGGTCAGCCGTGTGGCGGAAAGGCGCATACGTCAGTTGGATATCATGGAACGAGAACGGCATATCACCGTCAACTACGAGACTCAAGATGTGCAGATCCATCGTTGTGTCCGAGACAGTAAAGGGGTCACCGAGATTTTGGAGCGACCCGTCTTTCCCAAGAGCGAGCCCTTGAAGCTGGAGTTGGCGCACTTCATTGGCTGCGTGCGCGAAAAGCGCCAGCCCTTGGTGGGCATCCGGGATGGCAAGCGCGCGCTCGAAGTGGCGATCGAGGTGTTGCGTCAGATTCATGAGGATGTTTGCGCGGAACGAATCTGCTGCGCGTAA
- a CDS encoding methyl-accepting chemotaxis protein has product MWKNLKISFKLFLGFGLLLLVFVTAGVVTWRNISSVREGSRELAQSIVVVMQETTTLERNLYEYLLAIRRMQADPTDATYTGVKEREVIVQKNIDTIMAMGIANPKLQSPKFLQEKLLEPYKNFVKIIDRMISDFQKKNECHLAARDRGRSMYSSAVEMEASHIQATEEALATLNPNNISERLDRLRRSTEILVEIQTMRLEVQTAVTANDSRLMNNAIRTIPILEKDLIALLDVAVDTGRKRILEQTIKDLQNYTSNLNNFVQAQVDLEEQQRASVVLERILDEESSNASNIARNRVANISMESVVHLNNTITVLFISGLVSIILGISISILISHTISKPLNIIVALAKRAGEGDLTIAREEFQYVGKDELAHLADAISNMIVKQEESMQQVVNVADDLSASANNLSAISEETNASMEEVKASIDHVSTLSENNGAALEQCNAGVEEMSSGADTVAQSATDSASFISQTTNASNKAIQTVNSVIAGMHKVNTNSKEGEDKTRQLVASVENVSSFVSVITGIADQTNLLALNAAIEAARAGEVGRGFAVVAEEVRKLAEESARAAQNVNGIIVELQNSAQESIKATTEAGRMLAETLSQAEQAQTDLNGALQEMNKANDSIQNIAAVAEEQAASSKEVATAIDSATKATMEMVENVSNIRRATDETAQAAQGMAEQSEAMNEHAQTLIEVLSCFMLHNINNAQNNSAPKALRKPGR; this is encoded by the coding sequence ATGTGGAAAAATCTTAAAATCAGTTTCAAGTTGTTCTTAGGATTTGGGTTGCTTCTGCTGGTCTTTGTAACAGCCGGTGTCGTAACCTGGAGAAACATTTCCTCCGTCAGAGAGGGTAGCAGGGAACTGGCGCAGTCTATTGTCGTCGTCATGCAGGAGACGACGACTTTGGAACGGAACCTGTACGAATACTTGCTTGCCATACGCCGAATGCAGGCCGATCCTACGGACGCGACCTACACGGGTGTAAAGGAAAGAGAGGTGATTGTCCAGAAAAACATCGACACCATCATGGCTATGGGCATAGCCAATCCGAAACTTCAATCTCCGAAGTTCCTTCAAGAGAAGCTCTTGGAACCCTATAAAAATTTTGTAAAAATCATCGACAGAATGATAAGCGACTTTCAGAAAAAGAACGAATGCCACCTTGCCGCAAGGGATAGAGGGCGTTCGATGTACTCAAGCGCCGTAGAAATGGAGGCTTCTCACATACAAGCCACTGAGGAAGCGTTGGCGACTTTGAACCCGAACAATATCTCGGAGCGGCTTGATCGCCTTCGGAGAAGCACAGAAATTTTGGTTGAGATTCAAACCATGCGCCTCGAAGTACAGACAGCGGTGACTGCCAATGATTCCCGTCTAATGAACAACGCCATCAGGACAATTCCGATTTTGGAAAAGGACCTCATCGCTCTGCTTGATGTCGCCGTGGATACCGGTAGAAAACGCATTTTGGAGCAGACAATCAAGGACCTCCAAAATTACACGTCTAACCTGAATAACTTCGTGCAAGCCCAAGTGGATCTCGAAGAGCAACAACGCGCCAGCGTTGTTTTGGAACGGATCCTCGATGAAGAAAGCTCGAACGCCTCCAATATCGCCCGCAATCGAGTGGCGAATATCTCGATGGAAAGCGTTGTCCATTTGAATAACACTATTACGGTTTTGTTTATATCTGGGCTGGTCTCTATCATCTTAGGAATCTCGATATCAATTCTCATTTCCCACACCATCTCTAAGCCCCTCAACATCATTGTCGCTCTAGCCAAACGCGCTGGAGAGGGTGACTTGACCATCGCGCGGGAGGAATTTCAATACGTGGGCAAGGATGAATTGGCTCACTTGGCGGACGCCATTTCTAACATGATCGTCAAACAGGAAGAAAGTATGCAACAGGTCGTGAACGTAGCGGACGATCTTTCCGCCAGCGCTAACAACTTATCGGCCATTTCCGAGGAGACAAACGCCTCTATGGAAGAAGTCAAGGCATCTATCGACCATGTCTCCACTTTGAGCGAAAACAACGGAGCCGCGCTGGAGCAATGCAATGCCGGCGTCGAGGAAATGAGCTCGGGAGCCGACACCGTGGCTCAGTCCGCGACGGACAGCGCCTCGTTTATCTCTCAGACCACCAACGCCTCTAATAAAGCCATTCAAACGGTGAATAGCGTCATCGCGGGAATGCACAAAGTGAACACCAACTCCAAGGAGGGCGAAGACAAAACACGGCAGCTGGTGGCTTCCGTCGAAAACGTCAGCAGCTTTGTTTCCGTCATTACCGGCATCGCGGATCAGACAAACCTCCTGGCCCTGAACGCGGCCATTGAGGCTGCGCGAGCTGGCGAGGTGGGGCGAGGGTTTGCCGTGGTGGCCGAGGAGGTGCGCAAGCTGGCGGAGGAATCGGCCCGGGCGGCCCAAAACGTAAACGGCATTATCGTGGAGCTTCAGAACAGTGCCCAGGAGAGCATCAAAGCTACCACTGAAGCGGGCCGGATGCTGGCGGAGACCCTTTCTCAAGCGGAGCAGGCGCAGACGGACTTGAACGGAGCTCTTCAGGAGATGAACAAGGCCAATGATTCCATCCAGAACATCGCTGCCGTGGCGGAGGAGCAGGCGGCTTCCAGCAAGGAAGTGGCGACGGCCATCGACAGCGCGACCAAGGCCACGATGGAAATGGTGGAGAATGTTTCCAACATTCGCCGGGCAACGGATGAAACGGCCCAGGCCGCTCAAGGCATGGCGGAACAGTCTGAGGCCATGAACGAACACGCCCAGACCTTGATTGAGGTTCTTTCCTGCTTTATGCTTCATAATATCAACAATGCCCAAAACAACTCCGCGCCCAAAGCACTGAGAAAACCGGGCAGATAA
- the aroQ gene encoding type II 3-dehydroquinate dehydratase: protein MKKIIVVNGPNMNLLGVREPDRYGSETLESVNERIAEEATKLGVECEFFQSNSEGELVSVIQKAARADGVILNAAAYTHYSIAIRDAIAAIAPPVVEVHLSNVHAREAFRHVSVIAPVCRGVIAGFGAKGYILALHALAG, encoded by the coding sequence ATGAAGAAAATCATCGTCGTCAATGGCCCAAACATGAACCTGCTCGGCGTGAGGGAACCCGACCGATACGGAAGCGAGACTTTGGAGAGCGTCAACGAGCGGATAGCGGAGGAAGCAACGAAACTTGGCGTAGAGTGTGAATTCTTCCAGAGCAATTCCGAGGGTGAACTTGTCTCCGTTATTCAAAAGGCCGCCCGCGCGGATGGGGTCATTCTCAACGCCGCCGCCTACACCCATTACAGCATAGCCATCCGGGACGCCATCGCGGCGATCGCGCCACCGGTGGTGGAGGTGCACCTCTCGAACGTCCACGCCAGGGAAGCGTTTCGCCACGTTTCAGTCATCGCCCCGGTCTGCCGGGGCGTTATCGCCGGATTCGGCGCGAAGGGCTATATTCTCGCCCTGCACGCTCTCGCTGGCTGA
- the aroE gene encoding shikimate dehydrogenase — translation MIRLVALIGLSGSGKSSLGQALAERFSMPFLDTDLLVEERAGMPIRRIFELRGEEFFRDLETRVVREIAERPAIIATGGGVVLRQENIQALRQNGFVIFLDRPVERILENVRYDKSRPLLSSPEKLREMEQERRALYQEAAHATLRNNADLEEGVDKLVELAADVLIEAPSSGYSVIGYPIEHTLSPVIHGTIFDAIGISISSSYSAIRVPRGALRSFTEKARVSGLRGFNVTLPHKRDIIPFLDAVDDEARLCGAVNTVVVDGGRLSGFNTDMEGLLASLRDNGHEYRNRNVVILGAGGASRGVVFKAALEKAAKIVILSRRREKAEEIASEVERAVAGCHVRACRLLPDALAEAAGEADILINATPMGMIGIGEDFSSLEFLRSLPRDALVCDLVYDPPLTNLLREAWALGHAVQNGLGMLVHQAILADELFLGRQLDRSSLYQTVYTKLSNEGLTQQ, via the coding sequence ATGATCAGGCTGGTCGCCTTGATCGGCCTCTCCGGCAGTGGCAAATCCAGCCTCGGCCAGGCTCTCGCGGAGCGCTTCTCCATGCCCTTCCTGGATACGGACCTTCTCGTGGAGGAGCGGGCGGGAATGCCCATACGGCGTATTTTCGAGCTGCGCGGTGAGGAATTTTTCCGCGACCTGGAAACGCGTGTGGTGAGGGAAATTGCCGAGAGGCCGGCCATCATCGCCACCGGAGGCGGGGTCGTTCTGAGGCAAGAAAACATCCAGGCTCTGCGGCAAAACGGGTTTGTCATTTTCCTGGACCGCCCTGTGGAACGCATCCTAGAGAACGTGCGTTATGACAAGAGCCGCCCCCTCCTGAGTTCTCCCGAAAAGCTACGCGAGATGGAACAGGAGAGGCGCGCTCTTTATCAGGAAGCCGCACACGCGACGTTGCGAAACAACGCCGACCTGGAGGAAGGCGTTGATAAGCTGGTGGAACTGGCGGCGGATGTCCTAATCGAAGCGCCTTCGAGCGGCTATTCCGTCATTGGGTACCCCATTGAGCATACGCTTTCCCCGGTCATTCACGGGACGATTTTCGATGCCATAGGCATAAGCATAAGCTCCTCCTATTCAGCCATTCGGGTCCCACGGGGCGCTCTTCGTAGTTTCACGGAAAAGGCACGTGTCTCCGGGCTGCGGGGCTTCAATGTGACGTTGCCCCATAAGAGGGATATCATCCCTTTTTTGGATGCGGTGGACGATGAAGCCCGACTTTGCGGCGCTGTTAACACTGTTGTTGTCGACGGTGGCCGGCTTTCGGGATTCAACACCGACATGGAGGGGCTTTTGGCGTCGCTGCGGGACAACGGTCACGAGTATCGAAACCGCAACGTCGTGATCTTGGGGGCCGGCGGCGCTTCTCGGGGCGTGGTTTTCAAGGCCGCTCTGGAAAAAGCCGCTAAAATTGTCATTCTGAGCCGGCGCCGGGAGAAAGCGGAGGAAATCGCGTCGGAAGTCGAGAGGGCTGTCGCTGGCTGTCACGTCCGGGCTTGTCGCCTGTTGCCGGACGCCTTGGCCGAAGCCGCCGGTGAGGCCGACATTCTGATCAACGCTACTCCTATGGGCATGATCGGTATTGGAGAGGATTTTTCCTCGTTGGAGTTCCTGCGCAGCCTTCCGCGCGACGCCTTGGTCTGCGACCTGGTTTACGACCCACCCCTCACCAACCTCCTGCGCGAGGCGTGGGCTTTGGGGCACGCCGTGCAAAACGGGCTGGGGATGCTCGTTCATCAAGCTATTCTGGCGGATGAGCTTTTTTTAGGGCGGCAACTGGATAGATCTTCTTTATATCAAACCGTTTACACAAAATTATCGAATGAGGGACTGACACAACAATGA
- the aroA gene encoding 3-phosphoshikimate 1-carboxyvinyltransferase, whose amino-acid sequence MNGSNVMSDADTNHTKNVKIIDRFPKGVITPPPSKSLSHRALICAALADGESLIENFEGSEDLDATLKGLEVLRGAQFLPKNDGVRVTVAGLPVEHDGVRVVDCGESGSTLRFLLPVALLDGFRTVFRGSGRLLQRPLDIYEKIFTGAGALFVREPGQVIIQGSRTQGPQTQGPWPRESLDLRKILLPGDVSSQFISGLLLALPVFGQFGQDSEVRLSTPLESRGYVDLTIDVMRRFGVKVEEAETETGNSLYFVRGGQRYHPTRYGVEADYSQAAFFLVAAALSSDVTVASLNPESLQGDKAILTALKEAGAEVLWRDGKTSVSSARLSAITFDARDTPDLVPPVAALCCFCEGTSHIVGAGRLRLKESDRLSALAAELKKLGAQVTEAEDSLSITGTRLKGGKVDAWGDHRIAMALAVTAIRCNGQVCLSGWRSVKKSYPNFWRDFEQVAKIS is encoded by the coding sequence ATGAACGGATCGAATGTTATGAGCGACGCCGATACGAACCACACGAAAAACGTGAAGATCATCGACCGCTTTCCCAAGGGTGTCATCACACCCCCGCCGTCCAAGAGCCTGTCCCATCGCGCGCTGATCTGCGCGGCCCTGGCGGACGGTGAGAGCCTGATCGAAAACTTCGAGGGGTCCGAGGACCTCGACGCTACCCTTAAAGGTCTCGAAGTGCTGCGGGGAGCGCAGTTTCTCCCGAAAAATGACGGAGTTCGAGTCACTGTTGCAGGTCTTCCTGTGGAACATGATGGCGTCCGTGTCGTGGACTGCGGCGAGTCGGGATCGACCTTGCGATTTCTGCTGCCCGTCGCCCTGCTGGATGGGTTCCGTACTGTCTTTCGGGGAAGTGGAAGGCTCCTACAACGACCTCTGGACATTTACGAAAAAATTTTTACCGGCGCCGGAGCGCTCTTTGTACGAGAACCGGGTCAGGTGATAATTCAGGGGTCCAGGACCCAGGGGCCTCAGACTCAAGGGCCGTGGCCTCGCGAGTCCTTGGATTTAAGGAAAATTCTGCTGCCTGGCGACGTGAGTTCTCAGTTTATCTCCGGCTTGCTGCTGGCATTGCCGGTTTTTGGTCAATTCGGACAGGACAGCGAGGTCCGTCTTTCGACGCCCCTAGAGTCACGGGGGTACGTGGACCTGACGATAGACGTCATGAGGCGTTTCGGCGTGAAAGTGGAAGAAGCGGAGACGGAAACGGGAAACTCCCTTTATTTCGTCCGCGGAGGACAACGTTATCACCCCACCCGTTATGGAGTCGAGGCGGACTACTCCCAGGCGGCGTTCTTCCTGGTCGCGGCGGCACTGAGCTCGGACGTGACGGTGGCCAGTTTGAACCCCGAAAGTCTTCAAGGCGACAAAGCCATTTTGACGGCCTTAAAAGAAGCGGGCGCGGAGGTTTTGTGGCGCGACGGCAAGACGTCGGTGTCCTCAGCCCGCCTCTCGGCTATCACGTTCGACGCTCGGGACACGCCAGATCTGGTACCTCCTGTGGCGGCACTCTGTTGTTTTTGTGAAGGCACGAGTCATATCGTGGGCGCGGGGCGACTAAGGCTAAAGGAAAGCGACAGGTTAAGCGCGCTGGCGGCCGAACTGAAAAAGCTGGGCGCCCAGGTGACGGAGGCCGAGGACTCCCTGTCCATCACGGGAACCCGTCTAAAGGGCGGAAAGGTCGACGCCTGGGGTGACCACCGTATAGCGATGGCCCTGGCGGTGACCGCGATCCGCTGCAACGGCCAGGTATGCCTTTCGGGCTGGCGGAGTGTGAAGAAATCTTATCCAAACTTTTGGCGTGATTTCGAGCAGGTTGCGAAAATATCATGA
- the aroF gene encoding 3-deoxy-7-phosphoheptulonate synthase, whose translation MIVILKPDVTKEQIDAIKNEMIQKNLIVQEIQGETTYMLGLAGNTAVLSTEDLTRRDGIERVMKVSEPYKLASRRFHPQDTTVDFPRGQKIGSGVLAVIAGPCSVESEEQILSIAREVKLSGASFLRGGAFKPRSSPYAFQGLGLDGLDLLKIAREKTGLPIVSEIMSQEYCEVFARDVDVIQIGARNMQNFPLLREMGNTGKPILLKRGPSSTLDEMLQAADYVLAGGKSQVILCERGIRTFETATRNTLDISAVPVLKKRSHLPVVVDPSHGTGHWDLVLPMAMAAIAAGADGLMIEVHNRPEKALCDGQQSITPFLFDRLMRKAKKLHAVMAA comes from the coding sequence ATGATCGTCATACTGAAACCGGACGTCACGAAAGAGCAGATTGACGCCATCAAGAATGAAATGATTCAAAAAAACCTGATCGTTCAAGAAATACAGGGGGAGACGACGTACATGCTCGGCCTTGCCGGAAACACGGCAGTGCTCTCGACCGAGGACCTCACGCGTCGGGACGGCATAGAGCGCGTCATGAAAGTGTCCGAGCCCTACAAGCTCGCCAGCCGGCGCTTTCACCCCCAGGACACCACGGTGGATTTTCCCAGAGGCCAGAAGATCGGAAGCGGAGTCCTGGCGGTGATTGCCGGGCCTTGTTCGGTCGAAAGCGAGGAACAAATTCTCTCCATAGCCAGAGAAGTAAAACTTTCTGGGGCAAGTTTTCTCAGAGGAGGGGCGTTCAAGCCGCGGAGTTCACCTTACGCTTTTCAGGGCCTGGGTCTAGACGGTCTGGATCTTCTGAAGATAGCCCGCGAAAAAACAGGACTCCCGATCGTAAGTGAGATTATGTCGCAGGAATACTGTGAGGTGTTTGCCAGGGATGTGGACGTCATACAGATCGGCGCGCGAAATATGCAGAATTTCCCGCTGCTCCGAGAGATGGGAAACACCGGAAAACCGATTCTCCTGAAGCGAGGACCGTCCTCCACGCTCGACGAGATGTTGCAGGCCGCGGATTATGTGCTGGCTGGCGGCAAAAGTCAGGTCATCCTCTGCGAGCGGGGTATCCGTACCTTCGAAACGGCGACCCGGAACACCCTGGATATCTCGGCTGTGCCCGTGCTCAAGAAACGGTCGCACCTTCCGGTGGTGGTGGATCCTTCTCACGGAACGGGACACTGGGATTTGGTCTTGCCCATGGCAATGGCCGCCATCGCCGCGGGGGCGGATGGTTTGATGATCGAGGTGCACAACCGGCCGGAGAAAGCGCTTTGTGACGGGCAACAGTCCATAACGCCCTTCCTCTTCGACCGGTTGATGCGGAAAGCGAAAAAGTTACACGCGGTAATGGCAGCTTAA
- the aroC gene encoding chorismate synthase, with the protein MNVWGNRVKLSIFGESHGKSVGIVIDGLPPGEAVDLGEVAREMRRRAPGRNALSSGRQEEDSVEILSGLYKGRTTGFPVCGVIYNKDARSRDYDSKLRPGHADWTALLKYGGHADMRGGGHFSGRLTAPLCFAGSLAKQILSRRGIKAYARVDVIGRVIEPEVPVSSEEYRAVSFREFPSSPSAEEAMKAEIEKALKEGDSVGGVVAAAAFGLPGGLGEPFFGSMESAIASLLFSIPAVKGVEFGDGFRLALMRGSEANDALYIGNPENPENGSIRARTNHNGGILGGITNGMPLLVRAAIKPTPSISRPQETVDGETKRETILRVSGRHDPCVVPRAVPVVESCLAFCVLDGLMTCGAPL; encoded by the coding sequence ATGAATGTCTGGGGCAACAGGGTCAAGCTGTCCATTTTCGGCGAATCTCATGGGAAATCCGTCGGCATCGTGATCGACGGGCTTCCTCCTGGTGAGGCCGTCGATCTGGGCGAGGTCGCGCGCGAAATGCGTCGACGCGCCCCCGGCAGAAACGCGCTCTCCTCCGGAAGGCAGGAGGAAGACTCCGTTGAGATTCTCAGCGGGCTCTATAAAGGGAGGACAACCGGTTTTCCGGTCTGTGGTGTGATTTACAACAAAGACGCGCGGTCGCGGGATTACGACTCAAAGCTGCGGCCTGGCCACGCGGATTGGACGGCGCTTCTGAAATACGGCGGGCACGCCGATATGCGAGGTGGAGGGCATTTTTCCGGCAGACTGACCGCGCCCCTTTGTTTTGCTGGGAGCCTGGCGAAGCAAATTTTGTCGAGGCGAGGCATCAAGGCTTACGCCCGCGTCGATGTCATCGGCAGAGTGATAGAACCCGAAGTGCCTGTCTCCTCTGAGGAATACCGCGCCGTTTCCTTCAGAGAATTTCCCTCGTCGCCTTCTGCGGAAGAAGCGATGAAAGCAGAGATCGAAAAAGCGCTCAAGGAGGGCGATTCCGTGGGCGGCGTCGTGGCGGCTGCCGCGTTTGGACTGCCCGGCGGACTGGGGGAACCTTTTTTCGGATCGATGGAGAGCGCGATCGCTTCCCTGCTTTTTTCCATACCGGCCGTAAAGGGCGTGGAGTTCGGCGACGGTTTCCGCCTCGCCCTCATGCGCGGCAGCGAGGCCAACGACGCCCTTTATATTGGCAATCCAGAAAATCCGGAAAACGGGAGCATCCGGGCGCGAACAAACCACAATGGCGGAATTTTAGGCGGGATCACGAACGGTATGCCCCTCTTGGTGAGAGCGGCAATCAAGCCAACGCCCTCCATCTCGCGGCCTCAAGAAACGGTGGATGGCGAGACGAAGCGGGAAACAATTCTTCGCGTCTCCGGCAGGCACGACCCCTGCGTCGTTCCCCGCGCCGTGCCCGTGGTGGAATCGTGTCTCGCCTTTTGCGTTCTCGATGGTCTGATGACATGCGGAGCGCCTCTATGA
- a CDS encoding chorismate mutase encodes MNGNAKLNALRERIDEIDRQLVPLFEERMGVSLEIAEVKVENNAPIQDEAREREVVEHALALANHELKSEVSLLMRSIIALSRTHQRAKIFHGETPMLPPARELIRENVTCAFQGVPGAWSEQASIKLFPDASRLPVEFFEDVFLAVKENRVHYGVVAIENSQTGAIGETYDLLRKYGCFIVGRTWVDIRQCLLASAGTALSDIREVLSHSEGFKQCARFLRGRSWDLTASRNTAVAAKTIAQEKGGNGRRAAIGSRRAAELNGLEVLVPDIMDSTDNRTSFVVIATAPEYDETSNLVSVTFSTEHRAGALCEALMPFMAQGINLVRIESRPASGGSYRFFVELDGNILDPGILSTLKQASAACQYFEVIGCYKNT; translated from the coding sequence ATGAACGGCAACGCAAAACTGAATGCTTTACGCGAACGAATCGACGAGATCGACAGGCAGTTGGTTCCTCTTTTCGAGGAACGAATGGGCGTTTCTCTCGAAATAGCGGAAGTGAAGGTCGAAAACAACGCGCCCATTCAAGACGAGGCCCGCGAGCGGGAAGTGGTGGAGCACGCCCTCGCTCTGGCGAATCACGAGCTGAAAAGCGAGGTTTCCCTGTTGATGCGATCCATTATCGCCCTCTCGCGGACGCATCAGCGCGCCAAAATATTCCACGGCGAAACACCGATGTTGCCCCCGGCCCGTGAGCTCATCCGCGAAAACGTCACCTGCGCTTTTCAGGGTGTGCCTGGAGCTTGGAGCGAACAGGCGTCGATCAAACTCTTTCCAGACGCTTCGCGCCTGCCAGTGGAGTTCTTCGAGGACGTTTTTCTCGCGGTGAAGGAAAACAGGGTTCATTACGGCGTTGTGGCCATCGAGAACTCCCAAACGGGAGCCATTGGGGAGACCTACGACTTGTTGCGCAAATACGGCTGTTTCATCGTGGGGCGCACGTGGGTAGATATCCGGCAATGTCTGCTCGCTTCAGCCGGCACAGCATTGAGCGATATCCGCGAGGTCCTTTCTCATTCCGAAGGCTTCAAGCAATGCGCTCGTTTCCTGCGCGGCCGGTCCTGGGACCTGACCGCCTCACGGAACACCGCCGTTGCCGCGAAGACGATCGCTCAGGAGAAGGGCGGCAACGGTAGGAGAGCCGCGATAGGATCCCGGCGGGCGGCCGAACTGAACGGCCTGGAAGTGCTCGTACCCGACATCATGGATTCCACGGACAATCGGACGTCTTTTGTGGTGATCGCCACAGCTCCGGAATATGACGAGACTTCCAATCTGGTCTCCGTTACATTCTCCACGGAACATCGAGCGGGGGCTCTTTGCGAGGCCTTGATGCCTTTCATGGCGCAGGGCATCAACTTGGTGCGGATAGAGTCCCGCCCTGCGTCGGGCGGTAGTTATCGTTTCTTCGTGGAACTCGACGGCAATATCCTGGATCCCGGCATTTTATCGACCTTGAAACAGGCGTCTGCCGCCTGCCAGTATTTCGAGGTCATCGGCTGCTACAAAAACACATAA